The Niabella beijingensis genomic interval TTTGCCACTCTTCATTGTGTTTGTAAATGCCAACATATTGCTGAAGCATTTCTTTAGAAAGCCGAATGGAATGATCCAGTGACTTACCCATCGCAAGCCGCGCAATATCATTTGTAAGCAGGATCCAGTCGCGGTCCGTTTCATAACAATTGAACAGGGTAATAATGCGCAGGGTCCGATCCGGAATATAGACCAGGTCCGATTGGTAGCCATCGGTAGAACCGCTGTGCTCAATTGTTTTAGTACCGTCAATATCAGAGATAAACCAGCCATAGCCGTATTCACTCTGCTTGCCGTCACTGAGCCGGTAGGACTGTGTGGCCTTGTTGAGCCACCCGTTGCTGATCAGTTTGCCATCATATAATACCCGGTGCCAGCGAAGCAGGTCCCCGGCATTGGAAAGCAGGCCTCCGGCTGCATAAATGGAAGTGATCTCTTCCAGTTCGGCATCTTCGATCCTGCCATTGAGTTTTGAATAACCTTTTACGAGATGCAATGCCGGGCTGGCAACGCTTCCGTAAGAAGTATGCTGCAACCCTGCTACGTTAAAAATATGCATTTGCAAAAAATCATTGTAAGACATACCGCTGACCTGCTCAATAATATAGCCCAGCAAATAGTAATTGGAGTTGCTGTACTGATATCGGGAACCGGGTTGAAATTGCAGGGGAGCATCCTGGAAATAGGAGATGCCTTCCCGGGGAGTATAATGGTCTTTTTCCAGGGCGGGATTTTCGATTTCAAAATAATTCTTTATCCCGGAGGTATGGGTTAGTAGTTGCGCTATGGTTACGGGGTATTTTTTTACCGGGAAATCGGGTATGTATTGTTGCAGCGTATCCTGTAGCTTCAGTTTGTTTTCCTGCACCAGCTGCAGGATGGCCAGTGCCGTAAAAGGTTTTGTAATCGAACCGATCCTGAAGATCCCATCCTTATCCATTTTTGTTTTGGTGGTTGTATTCTCATACCCGAAGGCTTTATGGTAAAGGATGCGGTCTCCCTGGGCCAGCAATATCACGGCACCTGGTGCAATATCCGGAAGCCGCTGTTCAACCAGCTGGTCTATGTCTTTTTCAATACTTCGGGAAAGGTTTTTCTGTGTAAGGGCAACCCTACTGTAGAAACAGGTACAGCACACAAGAAGTAGTTGAGGCAGAAGGCGCATCACTGTTGATGTTGTTTTTGTACTATCAAATTTAAGGTATTGTTCTAAGTGGCTTTTAGGGTGCCCGCGGAAAAAAGCGCTGCTGTTCCTTGTTTTAACAAATGTTTCAAATTCAGATAAGGGGTTTAAGTTTTTCCCGCAGATCTGTTTTCTCACAGACTCCATGGATCTCCATGGAAGTTTTGGGAAGCTTTAGTCTGTGAATGTCTGTGTGATCTGTGAGCGTAAAAGTTCCCGCAGGTAGGCACATACATTCCGGCGAGAATCCGCGAAGATCAGCAGAATAGTTCCCTCGCAGATACTACTGGGTTTTTCCCACAGATCTGTTTTCTCACAGATTCCATGGATCTCCACAGAAATTTTGTTGGACTTTAGTCTGTGAATGTCTGTGAGCGTAAAAGATCCCTATCCTTTTATTGATTTTACGCCTGTAAGGTTGCCATGCTCAATAGAAAAATTAAGCGGGGCATTGGTTTTCCAGGCACCCTTTGTAAAATCCGGGATGGTTACAGGAATGGATCTTCCCGCCACCGATTTTTCACTCAGGGGTCCGATGGACGACCAGAGCGCGGCATCGTATACATTGTGATCAACGGGCAGGCCGTTGCGCAGACAATCCACCCAGCGCCAGTCCATCAGGAAGTCCATGCCGCCATGACCACCGATCTGTTTGGCCATTTCACCCAGGTGCTTTACGAGCGGCAGTGTGTATTGTTCTTCGATCTTTTTCATTTCGGCCTCCGGCAGCCAGTTTTCATGTCCCACGGAGATCCTGCCGGGGAGCGGGTATTTTTGCGCTGCCGCCTTGGTGCCGCTGATCAGGTGCAGCCGCGAATACACCCGTGGTGAGCTGGTGTCGTGCTGCAATAGGATGGTCTTGCCCTTATTGGTCTTAATGACCGAAGTGTTCATGTTCCCCCGGAAAGGTGCATTCAGGAAAGGTTTGAAATCGGCAGCATCTTTCCGATAAGCTTCTTTTTCCAGTTCGTTCAACGTAAAATCATTGCTGCTCATGGATACCAGGTATTCCATTTTATCGCCCCGGTTGATGTTCATGATATTGCAGACCGGTCCGAGCCCATGCGTGGGATACAGGTTGCCGTTGCGTTTGGCATTTTCGCGCAGCCGCCACAGGTCAAAGCGCTTGGTGGTATCAAACAAACTATCGGCAATATCATGTATATAGGCGCCTTCACCGTGAATGATCTCTCCGAAAAATCCCTGGCGGGCCATGTTCAGGGTCAGCAGTTCAAAGAAGTCATAGCAACAGTTCTCCAGGAAGATACAGTGCCGCTTATACGTTTCCGAAGCCTTTACAAGATCCCATGCCTCCTGT includes:
- a CDS encoding serine hydrolase domain-containing protein, encoding MRLLPQLLLVCCTCFYSRVALTQKNLSRSIEKDIDQLVEQRLPDIAPGAVILLAQGDRILYHKAFGYENTTTKTKMDKDGIFRIGSITKPFTALAILQLVQENKLKLQDTLQQYIPDFPVKKYPVTIAQLLTHTSGIKNYFEIENPALEKDHYTPREGISYFQDAPLQFQPGSRYQYSNSNYYLLGYIIEQVSGMSYNDFLQMHIFNVAGLQHTSYGSVASPALHLVKGYSKLNGRIEDAELEEITSIYAAGGLLSNAGDLLRWHRVLYDGKLISNGWLNKATQSYRLSDGKQSEYGYGWFISDIDGTKTIEHSGSTDGYQSDLVYIPDRTLRIITLFNCYETDRDWILLTNDIARLAMGKSLDHSIRLSKEMLQQYVGIYKHNEEWQMIFTMKGSDLYVRCPKAGIPDIKLYATNENYFYTKETPIKFELLKQPDGSMLLVTYNNSGKDAEWKRVEGSQDKQ
- a CDS encoding Gfo/Idh/MocA family protein, giving the protein MNQNRRDFLKVFGILGAGAVSAGTAQAAALPSSLLAPGVNMNNYRAPKLETVRIGFVGVGNRGAAAVKRVCYIEHVAVNAICDIRPERARLAKESIKSTGFDPVLYTGKADAWMQLCERKDIDVVYIATHWKLHIPIAIYAMAHGKHVAMEIGTNDNVQEAWDLVKASETYKRHCIFLENCCYDFFELLTLNMARQGFFGEIIHGEGAYIHDIADSLFDTTKRFDLWRLRENAKRNGNLYPTHGLGPVCNIMNINRGDKMEYLVSMSSNDFTLNELEKEAYRKDAADFKPFLNAPFRGNMNTSVIKTNKGKTILLQHDTSSPRVYSRLHLISGTKAAAQKYPLPGRISVGHENWLPEAEMKKIEEQYTLPLVKHLGEMAKQIGGHGGMDFLMDWRWVDCLRNGLPVDHNVYDAALWSSIGPLSEKSVAGRSIPVTIPDFTKGAWKTNAPLNFSIEHGNLTGVKSIKG